From one Halothece sp. PCC 7418 genomic stretch:
- a CDS encoding DNA methyltransferase, whose protein sequence is MKLSNIPYYKTHLGASYLGNSLELMAELPDESVDLICTSPPFALVRKKEYGNVDAHQYLEWFKEFASEFYRLLKPQGSLVIDIGGSWVKGFPVRSLYHFELVVELCKPQSKGGLGFFLAQELFWYNPAKLPTPAEWVTVRRERVKDAVNTVWWLSKDPHPKANNKNVLRPYSKAMKNLLKHGYDAKLRPSGHDISTKFKNDRGGAIPPNLISDPSFASESAIGQPVLGEFNWILEHDLAQPVNVIAASNTASNDYYQRRCKEEGIKAHPARFPKALPEFFIALCTEPSDLVLDPFAGSNLTGRVAETLDRRWLAFELDEKYLQASQFRFEKDAPLVVTPLKDREEIKAKALALVPDCIQNTFASKDNQKLKQLDLFEITSNEMENKPLKFTYGHQFEPKTMNLLGIIQLCEDCQHDRNILQEKIVERYYANHSGKNDFQKKENQKKLSMNTFLSLRAYQLVESIDEDDWQYQITEIAQQILEHQNNPKEADLVFARHILTNLTGMSLLKAIEAINSRGEKPKLELIAEELQAMGYSLSSNSIYVSTMRQWLEQAGVFEKQYEINWDRVDEILELDKDYIDEIYTLTSEQKYFLLAMLQMSITDFTPWNKISNYTKSVYKIRFTSKSFVKDIIQPLAQADLIETQKTTTGRGAKPNLVKLTEKAQKELLAKLLESIADLTEISQTELNRSFEDVINDLENPDKHIKGKALELLAIWMIRLTSLRFTKWRKRDFETGKGEVDVLAASDRFVYHRWQIQCKNTKRVDVEVLAKEIGMTFVTGADVVMIVTTGEFTRDAFQYAYRMMELSRYYMVLIQKEEIEAIKEDKTNIIKILDRRAKRVFAKKQLGLTDEEVNEIEMEEDSLMLDSTFEEE, encoded by the coding sequence ATGAAACTTAGCAATATTCCTTACTATAAAACCCATCTCGGTGCTTCCTATCTTGGCAATAGCCTAGAACTTATGGCAGAACTCCCAGATGAAAGCGTTGATCTCATCTGTACATCCCCTCCCTTTGCTCTTGTCAGAAAAAAGGAGTATGGAAATGTTGATGCTCATCAATATCTCGAATGGTTTAAGGAATTTGCGAGTGAGTTTTATCGTCTTCTTAAACCTCAAGGGTCTTTGGTCATAGATATTGGCGGGAGTTGGGTTAAAGGATTCCCAGTACGTTCTCTGTATCATTTTGAGTTAGTGGTAGAACTTTGTAAACCTCAATCAAAAGGAGGTTTAGGTTTCTTTCTGGCTCAAGAGCTTTTTTGGTACAACCCAGCTAAACTTCCTACCCCTGCTGAGTGGGTGACGGTGCGGAGAGAACGAGTAAAAGATGCAGTGAATACCGTGTGGTGGCTATCAAAAGACCCCCACCCAAAAGCCAATAATAAAAACGTTTTACGTCCTTACAGTAAAGCGATGAAAAATCTTTTAAAACATGGCTATGACGCAAAGTTACGCCCGTCTGGACATGATATTTCTACTAAGTTTAAAAATGATCGCGGTGGCGCGATTCCTCCTAACCTGATTTCTGATCCTAGTTTTGCCTCTGAAAGCGCGATCGGTCAACCTGTATTAGGTGAATTCAATTGGATTTTAGAGCATGATTTAGCGCAACCTGTTAATGTCATTGCTGCTTCTAATACTGCTTCTAATGATTACTATCAACGTCGCTGCAAAGAAGAAGGAATCAAAGCTCATCCTGCTCGGTTTCCTAAAGCGCTCCCTGAATTTTTTATTGCACTTTGTACTGAACCAAGTGACCTTGTACTTGATCCATTTGCGGGTTCAAACTTGACAGGAAGAGTTGCTGAGACACTCGATCGCCGTTGGTTAGCCTTTGAACTTGATGAAAAGTATCTTCAAGCCTCACAGTTTCGATTTGAAAAAGATGCTCCCTTGGTTGTTACGCCATTAAAGGATCGGGAAGAAATTAAGGCAAAAGCATTAGCATTAGTTCCTGATTGTATTCAAAATACATTTGCTAGCAAAGACAATCAAAAGTTGAAACAGTTAGACTTATTTGAAATTACCAGTAACGAAATGGAAAATAAACCGCTTAAATTTACTTATGGGCATCAATTTGAACCCAAAACGATGAATTTATTGGGAATTATACAACTTTGTGAAGATTGCCAACATGATCGCAATATATTGCAGGAAAAAATTGTGGAACGCTACTATGCCAATCACTCGGGTAAAAATGATTTTCAAAAGAAAGAAAACCAGAAGAAGCTGTCAATGAATACGTTTCTGTCTCTTCGGGCTTATCAATTAGTAGAGTCAATTGATGAGGATGATTGGCAATATCAAATAACAGAGATTGCTCAACAAATATTAGAACATCAAAATAATCCCAAGGAAGCTGATCTTGTTTTTGCTCGCCACATTCTAACTAACTTAACTGGGATGTCATTATTAAAAGCAATAGAAGCAATTAATAGTAGGGGTGAAAAACCAAAACTGGAGTTAATCGCTGAAGAATTACAAGCGATGGGATATTCTCTTTCGTCTAACTCGATTTATGTTAGCACCATGCGCCAATGGTTAGAACAAGCAGGAGTATTTGAAAAACAATATGAGATTAATTGGGATCGAGTTGATGAAATTTTAGAACTTGATAAAGATTATATTGATGAAATCTACACTCTAACATCTGAGCAAAAATATTTTTTATTGGCAATGCTTCAGATGAGTATTACTGATTTTACCCCTTGGAATAAGATTAGTAACTATACAAAAAGTGTCTATAAAATAAGATTCACATCTAAGTCATTTGTTAAAGATATCATTCAGCCTTTAGCGCAAGCAGATTTAATTGAAACGCAAAAAACAACAACAGGTCGTGGTGCTAAACCAAATTTAGTAAAGCTCACAGAAAAAGCACAAAAAGAATTATTAGCTAAGTTATTAGAATCCATTGCTGATCTAACAGAAATTTCCCAAACTGAGTTAAATCGGAGTTTTGAAGATGTTATTAATGACCTGGAAAATCCTGATAAACATATTAAAGGGAAAGCCTTAGAATTATTAGCTATTTGGATGATTCGTCTCACCAGTCTCCGCTTTACAAAATGGCGTAAAAGAGATTTTGAAACAGGAAAGGGAGAAGTTGATGTTTTAGCAGCATCAGATCGATTTGTCTATCACCGTTGGCAAATTCAGTGTAAAAATACTAAACGAGTTGATGTAGAAGTTTTAGCTAAAGAAATTGGAATGACTTTTGTTACTGGTGCAGATGTGGTTATGATTGTAACCACTGGCGAATTTACCAGAGATGCTTTTCAATATGCGTATCGAATGATGGAATTATCTCGTTATTATATGGTCTTAATTCAGAAAGAAGAGATTGAGGCAATTAAAGAAGATAAGACTAATATTATTAAAATTCTTGATCGCCGTGCCAAGCGAGTTTTTGCTAAAAAGCAATTAGGATTAACCGATGAAGAGGTTAATGAAATTGAAATGGAGGAAGATTCTCTAATGCTTGATAGTACATTTGAAGAGGAATAA
- a CDS encoding type II toxin-antitoxin system HicA family toxin, translating into MVREGFVLLPKRGKGSHQRWRHPLLNKTLTISGKDGDDVPPYLEKQLLTLLNKLEQLRKEDENS; encoded by the coding sequence ATTGTACGAGAAGGGTTTGTTCTTCTACCAAAGCGAGGGAAAGGAAGTCATCAGCGTTGGCGACATCCACTCTTGAATAAAACACTAACGATTTCTGGTAAAGATGGAGATGATGTTCCCCCCTATCTGGAAAAACAGTTGTTAACGTTACTCAACAAGCTAGAACAGTTAAGAAAGGAGGATGAAAATTCATGA
- a CDS encoding type II toxin-antitoxin system HicB family antitoxin: MNQYSMVIQWSEEDQLFLVTIPEFSDRVMMPCTHGKTRQEATHNGEEVIEMYLSAWKNEGQSLPEPSTLQIA; this comes from the coding sequence ATGAATCAATATAGCATGGTGATTCAGTGGTCAGAGGAAGACCAGTTATTTCTAGTGACAATTCCCGAGTTCAGCGATCGCGTTATGATGCCTTGTACTCATGGAAAAACCCGCCAAGAAGCTACTCATAATGGGGAAGAAGTGATTGAGATGTATTTATCCGCATGGAAAAATGAAGGGCAATCCCTCCCAGAACCTTCGACGCTTCAGATTGCCTAG
- a CDS encoding type II toxin-antitoxin system HicB family antitoxin yields the protein MSLENYNFDGFIINLYVDEQGDWLAHFQEMPNISAFGDTPQEALEELKIAWELVKEDYQQKNQAIPVASSRQKIFSQNK from the coding sequence ATGTCTTTAGAAAATTATAATTTTGACGGTTTTATTATTAATTTATATGTTGATGAACAAGGAGACTGGCTTGCTCATTTTCAGGAAATGCCAAATATTTCTGCCTTTGGAGATACGCCTCAAGAAGCTCTAGAAGAATTGAAAATTGCTTGGGAATTAGTGAAAGAAGATTATCAACAGAAAAATCAAGCAATCCCTGTTGCTAGTAGTAGGCAGAAAATTTTCAGCCAAAATAAATGA
- a CDS encoding type II toxin-antitoxin system HicA family toxin: protein MTKKEKLEKKAKERPQNLTFEEFETLLRQSGWILSRQKGSHRLWCSPNRQLLPIQPRKDGKAKLYQVQQFLNYQEEEKQCL, encoded by the coding sequence ATGACCAAAAAAGAGAAGTTAGAGAAAAAAGCAAAGGAGAGACCACAAAATCTTACTTTCGAGGAATTTGAAACCTTATTGAGACAATCAGGATGGATATTGAGTCGTCAGAAAGGAAGTCATCGCTTATGGTGTTCACCGAATCGTCAATTATTACCCATTCAACCTCGTAAAGATGGCAAAGCAAAACTTTATCAAGTCCAACAATTTCTTAATTATCAAGAGGAAGAAAAACAATGTCTTTAG
- a CDS encoding helix-turn-helix domain-containing protein — MTKITDLHQQWQKNPDYQKAYQELASEFELASAIITARTQAGITQQELAKRMNAKQSAIARLESGKQNTTIETLERIAKATGTHLKISFEK, encoded by the coding sequence ATGACAAAAATTACAGATTTACATCAACAATGGCAAAAAAATCCAGATTACCAGAAAGCATATCAAGAACTGGCTTCTGAGTTTGAATTAGCCTCGGCAATTATTACAGCCCGTACTCAGGCGGGAATCACTCAACAAGAATTAGCCAAACGCATGAACGCGAAACAATCGGCAATAGCACGCCTTGAAAGCGGTAAACAAAATACAACAATTGAAACCTTAGAGCGTATTGCTAAAGCCACTGGAACTCATCTAAAAATTTCTTTTGAAAAATAG
- a CDS encoding type II toxin-antitoxin system RelE/ParE family toxin: MSMNWSVETLSEIVDEELSSLPEDMKARFVRIAELIAEHGLPNVGRPYVKHLEGFLWEIRMTGKDGISRALYVTAKPKRVVVVRVFIKKTQKTPRKEIKLALQRAKEIEE, encoded by the coding sequence ATGTCCATGAACTGGAGTGTGGAAACTCTTAGTGAAATCGTGGACGAAGAATTGTCCTCTTTACCAGAGGATATGAAAGCACGATTTGTGAGAATTGCTGAACTAATTGCTGAACATGGGTTACCCAACGTTGGGAGACCTTATGTTAAACACTTAGAAGGTTTCTTATGGGAAATTCGGATGACAGGTAAGGATGGCATTTCTCGTGCTTTATATGTAACCGCAAAACCCAAGCGAGTTGTTGTTGTTCGAGTCTTCATTAAAAAAACGCAAAAAACCCCCCGAAAAGAAATTAAACTTGCCTTACAACGAGCCAAGGAGATAGAGGAATGA
- a CDS encoding BrnT family toxin has product MQYRFQWDPIKAQRNLEKHGVSFREAEGVFSDPMALTIFDEEHSLVEERWITLGVISSGQYLLVVHTIDEDANVLDVRIISARRATKQEIRCYEEED; this is encoded by the coding sequence ATGCAGTATCGTTTCCAGTGGGATCCAATTAAGGCTCAGAGAAACTTAGAGAAACATGGAGTTAGTTTTCGAGAAGCAGAGGGGGTTTTCTCAGATCCGATGGCTTTGACAATCTTTGATGAGGAACACAGCTTAGTTGAAGAACGATGGATTACACTGGGAGTAATATCAAGCGGTCAATATTTGCTAGTCGTTCATACGATTGATGAGGATGCGAATGTTCTTGATGTGAGAATTATTTCCGCAAGACGAGCAACTAAGCAGGAAATTCGTTGTTATGAGGAAGAAGACTGA
- a CDS encoding Txe/YoeB family addiction module toxin gives MRKLAWSSKAWKDYLYWQSQDKKTLKRINRLIEDALSNPFEGIGKPEPLRENLSGFWSRRIDETNRLVYAVDDNYLTILSCRYHYQE, from the coding sequence ATGCGTAAATTAGCTTGGAGTAGTAAAGCATGGAAAGACTATCTTTATTGGCAATCTCAAGATAAAAAGACTCTAAAAAGAATCAATCGATTAATCGAAGATGCTTTATCTAACCCCTTTGAAGGAATCGGAAAACCTGAACCCTTAAGAGAGAATTTATCAGGTTTTTGGTCTCGTCGTATTGATGAAACCAATCGTCTTGTTTATGCTGTTGATGATAATTATTTGACCATTCTTTCCTGTCGGTATCATTACCAAGAATAA
- a CDS encoding type II toxin-antitoxin system Phd/YefM family antitoxin — protein MNIVNFSEARKNFKSVLDTVANDKNCTVIVRRDAEDAVVMSKSYYDSLMETVYLLNSPANAQHLEAAIAEYKAGQTQEHDLIDA, from the coding sequence ATGAACATTGTCAACTTTAGCGAAGCGAGAAAAAACTTCAAATCTGTACTTGATACAGTAGCCAACGACAAAAATTGTACTGTTATCGTCAGGAGAGATGCAGAAGATGCAGTTGTCATGTCTAAAAGTTATTATGACAGCCTAATGGAAACAGTTTACCTATTAAACTCTCCTGCTAATGCTCAACATTTAGAAGCAGCGATCGCCGAATATAAAGCAGGGCAAACACAAGAACATGATTTAATTGATGCGTAA
- a CDS encoding nucleotidyltransferase family protein, whose product MIDRNFVISTLEENLDKVKSFGIKSLALFGSVSRNEATPDSDLDFLVEFEGAATFDGYMDLKFFLEDLFNKKVDLVTRRSLKPQLTEKVLKEAIYVTES is encoded by the coding sequence ATGATTGATCGCAATTTTGTTATTTCTACTCTTGAAGAAAATTTAGATAAAGTTAAAAGTTTTGGAATTAAATCTCTTGCTCTTTTTGGTTCTGTTTCTCGTAATGAAGCAACGCCAGATAGCGATTTAGATTTTTTGGTAGAGTTTGAAGGTGCTGCGACATTTGATGGTTATATGGATCTAAAGTTTTTTCTTGAAGATCTCTTTAATAAGAAGGTCGATCTGGTAACTCGACGATCTCTCAAACCGCAACTTACTGAAAAAGTTCTAAAAGAAGCAATTTATGTCACGGAGTCTTAA
- a CDS encoding DUF86 domain-containing protein yields the protein MSRSLKLYLEDILNSIRKIKSYTNQMTQAELSEDELKFDAVVYNLQIIGEATKNIPEDIRDRQIHIEWKKIIALRNIITHAYFSIDDEIVWDIIQTKLDPLKTCIELILKTENLEDNNEL from the coding sequence ATGTCACGGAGTCTTAAACTTTATTTAGAAGATATACTTAACAGTATTCGTAAGATAAAAAGCTATACGAACCAAATGACTCAAGCTGAGTTATCAGAAGATGAACTTAAGTTTGATGCAGTTGTTTATAACCTACAAATTATTGGAGAAGCAACAAAAAATATTCCAGAAGATATCAGAGATCGACAAATACATATCGAATGGAAAAAGATAATTGCGCTACGGAATATTATCACTCATGCTTATTTCTCTATCGATGATGAAATTGTCTGGGATATCATTCAAACAAAACTCGATCCTCTCAAAACTTGTATAGAATTGATTCTTAAAACTGAAAATTTGGAAGATAATAATGAGTTGTAG
- a CDS encoding DUF3800 domain-containing protein produces the protein MAENPLIAFDESGNTGANLVDFQQPIFTLASVNYSKSEANSIINSIFSGNHVSDPKFADDIKGNKSRENNLVRFLSSSQANHEKIKVSIYHKKYLAIGKIIDILLEKCAHQDDIDIYKYGYNIALSNLCYFCFPAFYGESAFKQLLHNFVAMIRYQTVSSIEAFYSIVETMLNLGDNQEVEYFQGLLSIILKSYDYIEEILLGNDHLSLDPAIPSFYLHCVRWGEELNRPFNLIHDDSKPISATQDILEMMMEPDTQTTLIGYDTRSYMFPLKARKIKFENSKVDPRIQLADIMAGCISFWASNYIEGINKKSNKSKNTLKKEKRFFKKLDNLNLFELIIELHWPQQNFTPESLDAQTGEGTNAIEYVTEFLENRTTEN, from the coding sequence ATGGCAGAAAATCCTCTAATCGCATTTGATGAATCTGGTAATACTGGTGCGAATCTTGTAGATTTTCAACAACCAATATTTACCTTAGCATCTGTTAATTATTCTAAATCAGAAGCCAATTCAATTATTAATTCTATTTTTTCTGGTAATCATGTAAGCGATCCTAAATTTGCTGATGATATTAAAGGAAATAAATCAAGAGAAAATAACCTAGTTCGATTTCTTTCATCATCGCAAGCAAATCACGAAAAAATAAAAGTAAGTATTTATCACAAAAAATATTTAGCTATAGGCAAAATCATCGATATTCTTTTAGAAAAATGTGCTCATCAAGATGATATTGATATATATAAATATGGTTATAATATAGCTTTATCTAATCTATGTTATTTTTGTTTCCCCGCGTTTTATGGTGAATCTGCTTTTAAGCAACTACTTCATAATTTTGTCGCAATGATTCGCTATCAAACAGTTTCTTCTATAGAAGCATTTTATTCGATTGTAGAAACAATGCTAAATTTAGGTGATAATCAAGAGGTTGAATATTTTCAAGGTTTACTGAGTATCATACTTAAATCCTATGACTATATAGAAGAAATTTTATTAGGAAATGATCATCTATCTTTAGATCCAGCTATCCCATCTTTTTATTTACACTGTGTTCGATGGGGTGAAGAATTAAATCGCCCATTCAATTTAATACATGATGATTCAAAACCAATCTCTGCAACACAAGATATTTTAGAAATGATGATGGAGCCAGATACACAAACAACTCTAATTGGATATGATACACGTAGCTACATGTTCCCATTAAAAGCTCGCAAAATTAAATTTGAAAATTCTAAGGTTGATCCTAGAATTCAACTTGCAGATATTATGGCGGGTTGTATCTCCTTTTGGGCAAGTAACTATATAGAGGGTATCAATAAAAAATCCAACAAGAGCAAAAATACTCTAAAAAAAGAAAAACGGTTCTTTAAAAAACTCGATAACCTTAATCTTTTTGAACTTATAATTGAACTTCACTGGCCACAACAAAATTTTACACCTGAATCTTTAGATGCTCAAACCGGAGAGGGAACTAATGCGATAGAATATGTAACTGAATTTCTTGAAAATAGAACAACAGAAAATTAA